GGGTCGGAAGAATGAGGGTCGCCCTAGGCGACAGCTTGATGCGGCCGTCGATCTCGACGCCCTCTCCGACAAGGGTATCCATCTCGGCCACCAATCCGCTCGGGTCGACGACCATGCCCGACCCGAGGTAGCAGGTCACTCCGTTGTGGATGATCCCGGACGGCACCAGATGAAGGGCGAACTTCCGGTCGGCGAATCGCACCGTGTGGCCTGCGTTGTTGCCGCCGTTGTAACGCACCACCGCCGCGAAGTCGGAGGACAGCAGATCGACCACCTTGCCCTTGCCCTCGTCGCCCCACTGGCCGCCAATCACCATCAACGATTGTGTGCCCATCGATCCTCCGGCCGCACATGATAGCGCGCCATGCCACGGCCGCCAAGTTCAAATAAGTGATCGAGATACCGGGTTACAATGCCGCTTTATGGACGACAACGAGAAGATCCAGGAGAGTGGCTTTTTCGGGCGCCTGAGCGACCTCGCTCGGCGCAGCGAAAACAGGCAGAGCGTCGGCCGCTGGATTCGCACGCGGCTGCTGGTCGGATTCATGGTCGCGTTTCCCCTGGTGGTGACAATCTTCTTCGCCCGTTTCATCTTCGGCCTGATGGACAAGTGGTTCCGGCCGATCTCCGAACGGTTCATTGGTGAACCGCTGGTCGGGGTGGGCCTGGTGGTTTCGCTCCTTTTGCTCTTCCTGCTCGGGGTGGTGTCGACCAACGTGCTTGGCGGCCGCCTTCTCTCGTACTTCGAACGGAAGATCAGCGACCTGCCGCTGCTGAGCCCGATCTATCAGGGCGCACGGCAGATCACCGAGGCGATCCAGATCCATGAAACCGCGGAGTTCCGCCGGGTGGTCCTACTGCCCTTTCCCAACCAGAACGTCCGATCGCTGGGATTCGTCACCCGCGACTTCCAGACGCCGACCGCGTTCGGCGACGAACCGACCGCGCTGGTCTTCGTGCCGACGACTCCGAACCCGACGTCCGGTTACCTGGTAACGGTCAAACAAACGGACCTCACCGCCCTCGACATGAGTGTCGAGGAGGGGGTCAAGCTGGTGATCTCGGGCGGGCTGCTGACTCCAACGCGATTGCTCGCGGCCGACCAGGTGAAGCCCTGGATCGGAACTGGTGATGCCTGAGACTTTCGAGCGATGACCGGGAATTGGTAGACTCCACCCTTCGGTTCAATCCGCTATGGGCTTCTTTGAATACGAAAGGAAGATGGCATGACACTCAAGGCCAACAAACAACGCCACGCCGGCTGCGCTGTCCTCGGGGCTCTCTGTGCGGCGCTGGTGTTCGCCTCGCCGGCTGTGGCCCAGCAGGCCCCCGGGACCTTCCTCGGCGCCGTGTTGATCACCGATGACGCAACCGCCGCGAGCGAGTTCTATTCGGCGATTTTCGGATGGGATATGGAGCGGTCGAAAGATGGTGGCTTCGTCGTCCGACACAGGGGACGGATGATCGGCGGAATAAGCCCACTGCAGAACGCTCGGAGGGAAATCGAGGAGTCGTTCTGGTTGGTGGGCCTGATGGTCGAGGATGTGGACCAGGCGTTGAACGCCGCGAGAAAGGCAAAAGCAACGATCCACGAGGAGGTGGAGCGCGTCAGTGATTACGGGCGCTTCGCCGTGGTGGCCGACCGGCAGGAGGCCCCTGTATTACTCGTCGAACCCGGCATCAAGCCGCTTGCACGGACCGAGGGGCATGGTTCGTGGGTGTGGGCGGAGCTCTGGACCGACGATATTCCGGATGCGGCCGATTTCTACGCGGATGTCCTTGGTGTTGGCCACGACACTGTCGACCGTGCAGGCGAGGCCTACCACGTGCTGACGTCCGCAGGGGAACCGCGTTGCGGCATTGTCGA
This sequence is a window from Acidobacteriota bacterium. Protein-coding genes within it:
- a CDS encoding VOC family protein; the protein is MTLKANKQRHAGCAVLGALCAALVFASPAVAQQAPGTFLGAVLITDDATAASEFYSAIFGWDMERSKDGGFVVRHRGRMIGGISPLQNARREIEESFWLVGLMVEDVDQALNAARKAKATIHEEVERVSDYGRFAVVADRQEAPVLLVEPGIKPLARTEGHGSWVWAELWTDDIPDAADFYADVLGVGHDTVDRAGEAYHVLTSAGEPRCGIVEIPEELENVEPGWAPYVAVSDLGASLNRVKELGGRVIFGETEHPAEGSVALIGDPSGAVLFIYQIGSHEEAK
- a CDS encoding DUF502 domain-containing protein gives rise to the protein MDDNEKIQESGFFGRLSDLARRSENRQSVGRWIRTRLLVGFMVAFPLVVTIFFARFIFGLMDKWFRPISERFIGEPLVGVGLVVSLLLLFLLGVVSTNVLGGRLLSYFERKISDLPLLSPIYQGARQITEAIQIHETAEFRRVVLLPFPNQNVRSLGFVTRDFQTPTAFGDEPTALVFVPTTPNPTSGYLVTVKQTDLTALDMSVEEGVKLVISGGLLTPTRLLAADQVKPWIGTGDA